In the Euphorbia lathyris chromosome 5, ddEupLath1.1, whole genome shotgun sequence genome, one interval contains:
- the LOC136229173 gene encoding somatic embryogenesis receptor kinase 2-like — MDRHIGFWVLVWIIFVVPPFSRISANMEGDALHNLRTNLRDPNNVLQSWDPTLVNPCTWFHVTCNNENSVIRVDLGNAALSGQLVPQLGQLKNLQYLELYGNNISGPIPGDLGNLTNLVSLDLYLNSFTGPIPESLGKLTKLRFLRLNNNSLSGSIPMSLINITALQVLDLSNNRLSGPVPDNGSFSLFTPISFANNLDLCGPVTGKPCPGSPPFAPPPPFVPTTTAPYPAVSSPTGAIAGGVAAGTALLFAAPAIWFAYWKRRKPPELFFDVPGEEDPEVHLGQLKRFSLRELQVATDSFSNKNILGRGGFGKVYKGRLADGTLVAVKRLKEERTPGGELQFQTEVEMISMAVHRNLLRLRGFCMTPTERLLVYPYMANGSVASCLRERPPSEAPLDWPTRKRIALGSARGLSYLHDHCDPKIIHRDVKAANILLDEEFEAVVGDFGLAKLMDYKDTHVTTAVRGTIGHIAPEYLSTGKSSEKTDVFGYGIMLLELITGQRAFDLARLANDDDVMLLDWVKALLKEKKLEMLVDPDLQTNYVDTEVEQLIQVALLCTQSSPMERPKMSEVVRMLEGDGLAERWEEWQKVEVVRQEVDLAPSRSSEWILDSTENLHAVELSGPR, encoded by the exons ATGGACAGACATATTGGATTTTGGGTTCtggtttggatcatcttcgttGTGCCTCCTTTTTCAAGGATCTCTGCAAATATGGAAG GTGATGCTTTGCACAACCTTCGTACAAATTTACGTGATCCTAATAATGTATTGCAGAGCTGGGATCCTACCCTTGTTAACCCCTGTACATGGTTTCATGTTACTTGTAACAATGAAAATAGTGTTATTAGAGT TGACCTTGGAAATGCAGCACTATCTGGTCAATTGGTCCCACAACTTGGTCAGCTTAAGAATTTACAGTATTT GGAACTCTATGGAAACAACATAAGTGGACCAATTCCTGGTGATCTTGGTAACCTAACAAATTTGGTGAGCTTGGATCTATACTTGAACAGTTTCACTGGTCCTATTCCAGAATCATTGGGCAAACTGACGAAACTACGTTTCCT TCGTCTTAACAACAACAGCCTGTCAGGTTCAATTCCCATGTCATTGATTAATATTACTGCCTTACAAGTCCT TGACTTATCAAACAATCGCCTATCAGGACCTGTGCCTGACAACGGTTCTTTTTCACTGTTTACCCCCATCAG CTTTGCAAATAACTTGGATCTATGTGGACCAGTTACTGGAAAGCCTTGTCCTGGATCTCCTCCATTTGCACCACCAccaccatttgttccaactacCACTGCTCCTTATCCTG CTGTAAGTAGTCCCACTGGAGCTATTGCTGGGGGAGTGGCTGCTGGCACTGCTTTACTGTTTGCTGCCCCTGCTATTTGGTTTGCATATTGGAAGCGGAGGAAGCCACCTGAACTTTTCTTTGATGTACCTG GTGAGGAAGATCCGGAGGTCCACTTAGGACAGCTCAAAAGGTTTTCTTTGCGAGAACTGCAAGTTGCAACAGATAGTTTTAGCAACAAGAACATCCTGGGCAGGGGAGGATTTGGGAAGGTGTATAAAGGACGGTTGGCTGATGGCACTTTGGTGGCAGTAAAAAGACTTAAAGAAGAGAGGACACCAGGAGGAGAATTACAGTTTCAAACAGAAGTAGAAATGATCAGCATGGCTGTGCATCGGAATCTGCTAAGACTGCGTGGTTTTTGCATGACACCAACTGAACGGCTGCTTGTGTATCCATACATGGCTAATGGAAGTGTTGCATCATGTCTAAGAG AACGTCCACCTTCAGAAGCCCCCCTTGATTGGCCAACGAGGAAGAGAATAGCATTGGGGTCTGCCAGGGGCCTTTCTTACTTGCATGATCATTGTGATCCGAAGATTATTCATCGTGATGTGAAGGCTGCAAATATATTATTGGATGAGGAGTTTGAGGCTGTTGTTGGTGATTTTGGGCTGGCTAAACTAATGGACTATAAAGATACTCATGTTACTACTGCTGTACGAGGAACCATTGGGCATATAGCCCCAGAGTATCTCTCTACAGGAAAGTCATCAGAGAAGACTGATGTCTTTGGTTATGGAATCATGCTTTTGGAGCTAATAACTGGGCAGAGAGCATTTGATCTTGCAAGGCTTGCAAATGATGATGACGTTATGCTGCTTGATTGG GTGAAAGCGCTTCTGAAAGAGAAGAAGCTAGAAATGCTGGTTGATCCAGACCTGCAGACGAATTATGTTGACACAGAAGTAGAACAACTGATTCAAGTAGCATTGCTGTGCACGCAAAGCTCTCCAATGGAGCGGCCTAAGATGTCGGAGGTAGTGAGAATGCTTGAAGGTGATGGACTGGCAGAAAGATGGGAGGAGTGGCAAAAGGTAGAGGTGGTACGGCAAGAGGTTGATTTGGCTCCATCCCGGAGTTCGGAATGGATCCTTGACTCCACTGAGAACCTCCATGCTGTAGAATTGTCTGGTCCAAGATGA